One genomic window of Macrobrachium rosenbergii isolate ZJJX-2024 chromosome 51, ASM4041242v1, whole genome shotgun sequence includes the following:
- the LOC136833432 gene encoding uncharacterized protein: MDNNIAIVRGKRDFEWDRRATLLLIDQYRQHPCLWNVKDELFRVRCQRVAAIDLITEELKRRGLSVNKVKVKNKIECILNQYRRELRILKKSKTPGEGDGDEDIYIPKLWFFDELSFLRDGDNKGQSASALDSHVPDDMFAEDSDYEVYVDLALAEEHDDIPPPALTTTSPAPHVPGNSHISVTSATPGPCIQHETNRAAKRPCVINESHEVLQEALHQLRTLSRSEDDNESDFGNVVANDLRQMSNENKIYAQKLISDVLFLGKLGRLSPSSMIVE, translated from the exons ATGGATAATAACATTGCGATTGTCCGAGGGAAAAGAGATTTTGAATGGGACAGAAGAGCAACTCTGTTATTGATCGACCAGTACCGCCAACACCCTTGTTTGTGGAATGTGAAGGATGAACTGTTCAGGGTCAGATGTCAGCGTGTGGCAGCAATCGACTTGATAACAGAGGAACTGAAAAGGAGAGGACTTTCCGTGAACAAAgtcaaagtaaagaataaaatcgAATGTATTCTCAATCAGTACAGGCGAGAGCTTCGAATACTGAAGAAATCCAAGACGccgggggaaggggatggggatgaGGATATTTACATCCCCAAATTGTGGTTCTTCGATGAACTCAGTTTCCTCAGGGATGGTGACAATAAAGGGCAATCCGCGTCTGCTTTGGATTCTCACGTTCCCGACGATATGTTCGCAGAAGATTCTGATTATGAG GTTTACGTCGATCTCGCACTAGCAGAAGAACATGACGACATTCCTCCTCCAGCCCTTACAACAACATCGCCAGCGCCCCACGTGCCCGGTAATTCTCATATCAGTGTAACATCAGCAACGCCCGGACCCTGTATTCAGCACGAAACGAACAGGGCTGCAAAAAGACCCTGTGTCATTAACGAAAGTCATGAAGTCCTCCAAGAAGCCCTCCACCAACTGAGGACGCTGTCTCGGTCTGAGGACGACAACGAAAGTGACTTCGGTAACGTGGTTGCCAACGATCTCCGTCAGATGagcaacgaaaataaaatatatgcgcAGAAATTGATTTCTGATGTGCTGTTTCTAGGGAAATTGGGCAGGCTTTCCCCTTCGAGTATGATTGTTGAATAA